A section of the Candidatus Thioglobus autotrophicus genome encodes:
- a CDS encoding uroporphyrinogen-III synthase, with amino-acid sequence MVNVLLTRPLTQVVALEALVADSGHQPLLFPTLEIKALEASVERKQYDAVIFISANAVVHGMKILAQISYSSVFAVGAATAKKLNDYNISVDDFPQEKASSEALLSLESVSCLQNKKILIFRGKGGRETLKIGLEKTHNQVTYAQVYDRVICTLSELHKQSLKVFLSDSQGFISITSNENLDGLMVLAKQLNHLDNLKNYPLIVLSERIKQYAHSCGFSQVIVTQDISDQAVVSVLA; translated from the coding sequence ATGGTGAATGTTTTACTCACTCGTCCACTGACGCAAGTTGTTGCGCTTGAAGCCTTGGTGGCTGATAGCGGACATCAGCCGTTATTATTTCCCACACTAGAAATCAAGGCACTTGAAGCATCGGTTGAACGTAAGCAGTATGACGCGGTGATTTTTATTAGTGCTAATGCCGTTGTGCACGGCATGAAAATTTTAGCTCAAATTTCTTATTCATCGGTGTTCGCGGTTGGCGCGGCAACCGCTAAAAAACTGAATGATTATAATATCTCTGTTGACGACTTCCCTCAAGAAAAAGCCTCTAGCGAGGCGCTGCTCAGTCTTGAGTCTGTGTCTTGTTTGCAGAATAAAAAAATCTTAATTTTTAGGGGTAAGGGCGGGCGTGAAACGCTCAAAATAGGCTTAGAAAAAACACATAATCAGGTAACGTACGCGCAAGTTTATGATCGTGTTATTTGCACACTAAGCGAGCTACATAAACAGTCTTTAAAGGTTTTTTTGTCAGATTCACAAGGATTTATTAGCATTACCAGTAATGAAAACTTGGATGGATTAATGGTATTGGCAAAGCAATTAAACCATTTGGATAATTTGAAAAATTATCCACTAATCGTTTTGAGTGAGCGCATTAAACAATACGCACATTCTTGTGGCTTTAGTCAAGTAATCGTCACGCAAGATATTAGCGATCAGGCTGTTGTGTCAGTATTAGCATAA
- a CDS encoding calcium/sodium antiporter — protein MTDILLPIIALLSGFVLLIWSADEFTENGAKIANIFKVSPLIIGLLIFGFGTSAPEMLVSGLAAMDGNTGLSIGNAVGSNIFNIALVLGISAIIAPIEVHGDILKKEWVFLMLATLVAGLLLWDLRLDAIDGFVLLTLLVLFLAYTFKAAKNTQNHEFDEFKQAVDKSQTTKTWIMLLIGLIVLISSAKLVVWGGIEVAQAFGVSDLIIGLTVVALGTSLPELAVSVASVLKKQYEMVVGNVIGSNLFNTIAVLAIPGLIHPSNIAPEVIERDYPVMLLLTVLLFVVSYKFGKKHIINRFEGVVLVSVFSLYMWQLF, from the coding sequence ATGACCGACATTCTACTACCAATTATTGCCTTATTATCAGGTTTTGTACTTTTAATTTGGAGTGCGGACGAATTCACAGAAAACGGCGCAAAGATTGCTAATATTTTCAAAGTTTCACCGTTGATTATTGGTCTATTGATTTTTGGCTTTGGCACCTCTGCACCAGAAATGCTGGTATCAGGCTTGGCTGCTATGGATGGCAATACCGGCTTAAGTATTGGTAACGCTGTGGGCTCTAATATTTTTAATATTGCTTTAGTACTAGGTATTAGCGCCATCATAGCACCGATTGAAGTACATGGTGATATTCTCAAAAAAGAGTGGGTCTTTTTAATGCTAGCCACCCTGGTTGCTGGCCTATTACTTTGGGATCTGCGTCTAGACGCAATTGATGGATTTGTACTACTCACGCTACTCGTTCTATTTCTAGCCTATACTTTTAAAGCGGCAAAAAATACCCAAAATCACGAATTTGACGAATTCAAACAAGCTGTTGATAAAAGCCAAACTACCAAGACTTGGATTATGCTTCTCATTGGGTTAATCGTTTTAATCTCGAGCGCTAAATTAGTGGTTTGGGGTGGTATCGAAGTGGCGCAAGCCTTTGGCGTATCTGATTTAATCATCGGACTCACTGTGGTTGCACTCGGCACCAGCTTGCCAGAATTAGCTGTTTCCGTGGCCAGTGTCTTGAAAAAACAATATGAAATGGTCGTGGGCAATGTCATTGGCTCAAACCTCTTTAACACCATTGCGGTGCTGGCTATTCCAGGTCTTATTCATCCTTCTAATATTGCCCCTGAAGTGATTGAGCGCGATTATCCCGTCATGCTACTATTAACGGTTTTACTCTTTGTTGTTTCCTACAAATTTGGTAAAAAACACATTATTAATCGATTCGAAGGTGTGGTTTTAGTAAGTGTCTTTAGTCTTTATATGTGGCAGTTATTTTGA